From Primulina tabacum isolate GXHZ01 chromosome 2, ASM2559414v2, whole genome shotgun sequence, one genomic window encodes:
- the LOC142536879 gene encoding BTB/POZ domain-containing protein At2g13690-like translates to FHAEKPHYYGHFPARICPIRRVTFPRGRQPPLNRGRHWCCSFVTPPLGPDRPNFSCSHSSTSCSKKIETSSNSPQTQQQKLPSSRWILSPGRVSPISDKPVNSCTPQKPLTRNNSIKVTLPQIDAEAVSRDEVNSEAFDVRLNLKGKNGGSLILELGSEVLISNSPVFADLISAYRKNQSGLCRIEVPDVDNLNVFRDTTGLMFEDGIQKKLLNVCVFHVLEVSAGIKGVSSCLKYIEAVPWAEEEEKLRQLCAKLNIDDVATKEISGGIVGINCADTRQTITKQLIWSITTCTDTNDRNELKSLVKGLLYEKNAPDLNKNEIFTICESCMMSLTSLLEEASDTDVGQKLRKTQKTETFDRANLTTGRQLKLAS, encoded by the exons TTTCACGCTGAAAAACCACACTACTACGGTCATTTCCCAGCCAGAATATGCCCGATTCGTCGAGTCACGTTCCCCCGCGGCCGGCAGCCGCCGTTGAATCGGGGTCGCCACTGGTGTTGTTCCTTCGTCACACCACCCCTTGGCCCTGACAGACCCAACTTTTCATGCTCGCATTCTTCTACGTCTTGTAGTAAAAAGATAGAAACGTCATCCAATTCCCCGCAGACCCAACAGCAAAAGCTTCCAAGTTCTCGTTGGATTTTGTCCCCGGGTAGGGTCTCTCCCATTTCCGACAAACCGGTGAATTCTTGCACCCCTCAAAAGCCTCTTACTCGAAATAATTCCATAAAAGTGACACTGCCGCAAATTGATGCTGAAGCTGTTTCGAGGGATGAGGTCAATTCGGAAGCTTTTGATGTGAGGTTGAATCTGAAGGGGAAGAATGGCGGATCCTTGATTCTGGAGCTGGGTTCTGAGGTTTTGATTTCTAATAGCCCCGTTTTTGCCGATTTGATATCCGCTTATCGCAAGAATCAGAGTGGATTGTGTAGGATTGAGGTGCCGGATGTGGATAATTTGAACGTGTTCCGCGATACTACTGGACTCATGTTTGAGGATGGTATTCAAAAGAAACTCCTCAATGTCTGTGTTTTTCATGTACTCGAG GTGTCAGCAGGGATCAAGGGTGTTTCTTCATGTTTGAAATACATCGAGGCGGTACCCTGGGCAGAAGAAGAGGAGAAGCTGAGGCAATTATGTGCTAAACTAAATATTGATGATGTAGCAACAAAAGAAATTTCAGGAGGGATTGTTGGCATTAATTGTGCCGATACCCGACAAACCATAACGAAACAGCTTATTTGGTCTATAACCACCTGTACCGATACCAATGACCGAAACGAACTAAAATCATTGGTGAAAGGTCTCCTTTACGAAAAGAACGCTCCGGATTTGAACAAGAACGAAATATTTACCATCTGTGAGTCATGTATGATGTCACTCACGTCTCTGCTCGAGGAGGCCTCGGATACTGATGTGGGTCAAAAGTTGAGAAAAACCCAAAAAACAGAGACCTTTGATAGAGCAAATCTTACAACAGGTAGACAACTAAAATTGGCTTCTTGA
- the LOC142536889 gene encoding uncharacterized protein LOC142536889: MHVYLKLVVFNTRNTMVRIMERQSSIETEPRTLNVHQFQFAKEAARYVVNTKTLEEALRIFTQGLEPVVRCTEEGGELVKEEDHEWCAINEKFGDREIVTAPF; this comes from the exons ATGCATGTGTATCTTAAACTTGTTGTGTTTAATACCAGAAATACGATGGTTAGAATAATGGAGAGGCAATCGTCTATTGAGACCGAACCTCGCACGCTTAATGTTCACCAATTCCAATTCGCAAAG GAAGCTGCGCGTTACGTGGTGAACACAAAAACACTGGAAGAGGCTCTCAGAATATTCACCCag GGTTTGGAACCTGTAGTGAGATGTACTGAGGAAGGTGGTGAATTGGTAAAGGAAGAAGATCATGAGTGGTGCGCCATTAATGAAAAATTTGGAGACAGAGAGATTGTTACTGCACCTTTCTGA